Within the Anas acuta chromosome 6, bAnaAcu1.1, whole genome shotgun sequence genome, the region GCTGTAAAATGGATTTTGGTTCTCTTGGGAAGGCTTCCTCACATGTTTAAGCTATGCATTCAACTCTAAAGAAACACCTCAGACATGGTAACAAAAGGCCATATATGTTTTTAACCATGATATTTGTGTAGCAAGTTAGTAAGAAGTGGATCCTTTCAGACAGTGGACGTATTGCCAGGCAGCGAACTATCAGAGACTGCTTTGGGATCAGGAGTGCAAcaagcaaaaagttgttttccCAAGCTTTTCTGAGCAAATCTGAAGTACATTATGTGGCCCATTGCAAcaaaagacacagaaatgagCACCAATAAACCGAAAGCTTCAGGATTAGGGGCCAAGATGACCATGATGAAGTGCAGCAGATCAAGAAGGTAATTCATGGAGTTTTGGACACCGTTTATGATGCCTCTTTCAGATTCTACCACGTTTTCTTGGAGTAACTGTGTGACAGTCAAATCAAAGGACCAAAGGcctgaggagagaaaaaaagttatccAAACAACTGGGCTTCTCAAGATAAGCTTTCATTATTGACACAACCTATTTCTGTGCGCACACTTATTTCTGCCTAAAATATGTAGGTCAAACTAACCTCCTGTCAGAATACTATGCATTTCACACTGGCACAGCAAACAGACACTTCTTTCCTCATTACTTATATTTCCTGAACTAATACAAACAGCTCGCCCATCAACTTCCCCATTACATTTTGCTTCAACACACCTATTAAGCTAACAATGTTTTGCTCACCTGTTCCTTATTTAAATAGCTGTTTTACAGCATCTTGACATTGCTAAAAGCTTTCTGTGTGTGAATCAagtattttcttcctccaaaacTCAGCATAAGCTGCAGAAATTCTTAGGAGTATAACGGTTCCATAGATGAAATttattacatatacatatttaactttttttttttttttgctgttgacaAATACTAGACTACCTGGCAATTCCTCAAAAAAATCAAGCTGCCATTCAAATCAATGTTTCCTGTTCTAAACTCCTTTGCTGGTCACAAGTTTAAAGAAGAGTTTGAAGAAGAGGTCATTTATTTAAGGAACTAATTTAGTAAACTGAAAAATTTGAAGGTTTACGTAGCATTAGGGTTTAGACCTGTTTCGTATTAACACgtttttaagaaaggaaaaaaggaagagtatTTAGAGATGATCATTCCAAAGAACAAGCTATACTAATTAAGAACAAGCTACACCAAGTATGCCAACTCCTCACGTTAGAGCAGAATGATATACAAGTCAGGACTGCAGTCCCTGCATTGGCAATACTACTTTGTGTAAGAACATTTCATTTGCCTGTGAAGTCTAACAAATTAGGCTTAGAAGTGTGATGCAATACCAACTGCAGCCTACAATTCTGAATTCAAGTTGGTATTCAGCTGACAAGTACTGTAGGTTCTAGAATTAAAAGCAATCAATAGATCAGATGTTAATAGATGCGATACTCACCAACTCTAGCAGCAATGACCCCTGCAAACAGGAGACTAACAGAGATTAAAGGCACGGGCTCAGGACTCATCTCTGGGCCGCTGTGAGCAGGAGTAGTAGACCCGTTTAACACGTTGGGCATCCCAGTTGCCAAAGCCATTTCAGGCTCCCCTCCTGGAGATGCAATAGTAGGTAATGGTTCACTTTTAAACAGCCGAGCACTGATGTCAGCAAATGGGGAAACCGTCAGATCCATCGGACTTCCAGGCATGAAGACAGAGATGGCACATAGGATCAGACAAGCGAACTGGGCGACTCCAGAAATGAGGCCCGTGCGAATCAGGCCACATTTGCGACGAAGCCAGGTGAAAGCCACCGTTCCCATGATGCCAGTGACTGCTGAGGCACCCATCAGGAGGCTAAGCACAGAACCACTCAGACCTTGAGTGTATGCATAGCCTGTGGTAATGCAATCAAAGCCCAGAACAGTCATATACAGAAACGCAAGCCCCATGCCTGCAAGAAACACGGGCTGGTTGTAGTACGCAACCCATCCATCACGAAAGGTGATGAAAGGCTTGGCAACCCGGGCAGCACAGCCGACTTCCTTCTCCTGTTGGGGCTCAAAGCCACTTACATCTTTCTCAACAATTAATTGCACTCCTTCAGCAGGTTTCATGTCATTGTCTGTAAACAGAAACGGAACTGTTAGATACACTCCTGCCAGGGAACTGCAAGACAAGTGGCTGCAGTAAGCTCACTGCTCCAGAAGCGTCTCGGTTCAATTTGCTCATCAGCTTTCCTCTACTTCGTTAACTGTCTTAAATCTCACCTCCACAGTAAGATGAAATAAAGTTTCTGTATCAGTTTAAACTCCTGCTTTTTCAATTAAACTGTATTAAGAATGAAGCAGGCTATGCTTTCTTCAGACTTGTGACTAAATGCTTCATTTCCATAAGGAAATGATTTATGTGATGAGAATTAGCTTGCATTAGTTGGTCTTTTAATACAGCTTTGTATGTTTAAATGCACTAAGCAGAGAAAATAGGGAATATTTAAACACATGTCAATATGTTACGGTAGGAAAGCCAAGACAGAAGCCTGTTGAAGCCTACCAAAGCCAGAAGGCTTTAAAATCTTAGATCATGCTTTCCTACAATTCTATGCTTACTCCTTTAGCATAAGGAAAAGGCACCATGCTTCCACTGGCCACAagcaaattgaaaaagaaaagtcatgGCAATGTTTATATTTGCCTGAACTCCCCATATTGCAACTGGGGCACTTCAAGTATTTTGGCAAGTTTTCAAAAACTGCAAGTCCTCTACTGAATCAAAACACTGCAACAGCAAAGATTAAGAGAATGTTCCTGTTTGCTAAATGCTTCGTTCACCAGGAGCAGAGGAGAGCTGGGTTCAGAGAGAGAAAGCCTTCTGCCCTCTTTATTATGCTCCTCTACCCTAGGGCTGCCATCAGCCTACTGGACCACAAGGCTTCTGCGCCTGGGAAGAAAAGTCTCTTCAGCACTTTTAATAGCAGCCTCCCAACTCACTATATATTGAGCAAAGAACAGGTTTAACAGATTTGTCAGCTCACTTTTGAAGAGAAAACTAGGAAAACTAGAGTTCTTCAAAAACACTTTtcgctttaaaaaaaagaagcatgctGTAGTTGGGAGTACCATGCATAGCATGGGCTTTCAGTAGAATTTACATACTGGTATCCCCACTGGGCTCAAGTCTTGCATTCTAGTATCTGGTACACTTCAAGTGCTTCAGGACAAACAGActtc harbors:
- the SLC40A1 gene encoding ferroportin; the protein is MARGAEPAGERRRRCGSVLGYFTSAKFLLYLGHALSTWGDRMWHFAVSVFLVELYGNSLLLTAVYGLVVAGSVLLLGAIIGDWVDKNSRLKVAQTSLVVQNASVILCGIILMIVFWFKTQLLTLYHGWLLTMCYILVITIANIANLASTATAITIQRDWIVVVAGEDRSKLADMNATIRRIDQLTNILAPMAVGQIMTFGSPMIGCGFISGWNLMSMCVEYLLLWKVYQKTPTLALKCSKVEESELKQLNAKKDNDMKPAEGVQLIVEKDVSGFEPQQEKEVGCAARVAKPFITFRDGWVAYYNQPVFLAGMGLAFLYMTVLGFDCITTGYAYTQGLSGSVLSLLMGASAVTGIMGTVAFTWLRRKCGLIRTGLISGVAQFACLILCAISVFMPGSPMDLTVSPFADISARLFKSEPLPTIASPGGEPEMALATGMPNVLNGSTTPAHSGPEMSPEPVPLISVSLLFAGVIAARVGLWSFDLTVTQLLQENVVESERGIINGVQNSMNYLLDLLHFIMVILAPNPEAFGLLVLISVSFVAMGHIMYFRFAQKSLGKQLFACCTPDPKAVSDSSLPGNTSTV